In the genome of Lysobacter sp. BMK333-48F3, the window AGCCCGCCCGGTCGTCGCATCGGTCCGGACTGAGGCGCGCCGGCGAGACCGCCGCCGCCGGCGAAACCGGCCGGCCTGCGCAGAACCCGCGCCGGCGCGTGGATTTGCCGCCGGCGCCTGCCTAGACTGGCCGCATGCACGTCTCCCTGCTCGCCGAACGCAGCATCGCCGCGGCGCCCGCCGCGGTCTACGCGCTGGTGCTCGACGGCAACCGCTTCGCGCCGCTGTTCCAAGGCCACGGCCCGATTCCCGGCCTGGATCGGATCCAGCCGCTGGGCCCGGTCGGGGTCGGCGCGGTACGCGAAGTGCGCGACCTGCGCGGTGCGGTCCTGCACGAGCGCATCACCGCGCTGGAGCCGTCCGAGCGCCACGCCTACACCTTGTACGACCTGCCCGCGCCGCTGTCGTGGCTGGCGCGCGAGGGCCGCGCCGAATGGCGCTTCCAGGCCATGGCCGACGATCCGGGCGCGACCCGGGTCAGCTGGCGCTACGACTTCGAACTGACCGGCCCCTGGGCCTGGCCGCTGGCCTGGCCGGTGCTGCGCGGGGCGATGCAGCCGGCGATGCGCGGCTGCCTGGAACGCATCGCCCAGGCTCTGGAGCAGGCCTGGCGCGCGGAGCGGCGTTGATGGAAGAGTGGATCCTGCTCGGCCTGGCGCCGGTGTTCCTGATCCTGATCGCGGTCGAAGCCTGGTACTGGCGCCGGCGCGCGCCGGAGCGCTACAGCCTGCGCGACACCGCCTCCAACGCGGCCCTGGCGCTGATGCACCAGGCCAGCGACGCGATCGCCTGGCTGCTGGTGATCGGCCTGTATTACGCGGTCTACGCGCACCGCCTGTTCGACCTGCCACCGGCCTCGCCGTGGACCGTGGCCGCGCTGTTCGTGGCCCAGGATTTCTTCTACTACTGGTTCCATCGCGCCAGCCACCGCATCCGCTGGCTGTGGGCCTCGCACGTCACCCACCATTCCTCCGAGCGGCTCAACCTGTCGACCGCGTTCCGGCAGAGCCTGACCTATCCGATCTCCGGCATGTGGCTGTTCTGGCTGCCGCTGGCCTGGATCGGCTTCGAGCCGCGCCACATCGTCGCGGTGGTGGCGATCAACCTGGCGTTCCAGTTCTTCGTCCACACCCAGGCGGTGGGCAAGCTGGGCTGGCTGGAAAAGGTGTTCAACACCCCCTCGCACCATCGCGTCCACCACGCCCGCAACCCGCAGTACATCGACCGCAACTTCGCCGGCGTGCTGATCGTCTGGGACAAGCTGTTCGGCACCTACACCGAAGAGAACGACGCGGTGCCCTGCGAGTACGGCATCGTCGGCCAGGTTCGCGGGCACAATCCGATCCGGCTGACCTTCCACGAATGGATCGCGATGTTCGGCGATGCCTGGCGCGCGCGCGGCCTGCGCGGCGCGCTGGGGCAGTTGTTCGGCCCGCCGGAGCGCTCGCACTCGCATTTGCGCGCCGGCGCCGCGATCGCGGACGCGCCGGCTCAAGTCTTGGGCGAAAGCCCGAAGTAGGCGTAAGCCGCCGACACCGCCAGCCCCAGCCAGGCCTGGCCGTGGGTGGTCAGCGCCGGCAGTTCCTTCGGGTGGTACAGGCCGACCAGGAACGCGCACAAGCCGGCGCCGATCCAGACCAGCACGTACAGCACCGACACCACGGTCACCGCGCGGGTGGCGTTGCTCGAGGCGCCGGCGTCGAGCACGCGCGCACCGGGCGCTTCGCCGGGCTTGGCCAGGGCCAGCTCGGCGATCACCAGCGCCGACACCAGGCCGCCGATCACCGACAAGGCCTGGGCCATGCCGTCGTTGAAGTAGCTCAGGGGATACAGCGTGCAGCCGGGGCCGGACACGCAGTCCACCACCCGCACCGCGACGCTGATCAGGTGAACGTAGACGCCCAGCAGGATCACCGAAACCAGACCGCCGAACAGACTTTTCATGCGCCCCCCCGGACCGCTCGCGCCGTTGCGGCAAGAGCGGCGCCGTCGCGGCGCGCGTCGTCGCCGGCGCGGCCTGGCGCCGCGCCGTACCCCTGCCCTGCCTGAGTCAACGCGGCGCCGGCCCGGCGCAGGCCAGCGGCCGGCTCAGTCGTGGGTCTCGCCCGACAGCGGCGTGGCGCGCATCGAATCGCGCCGTTCGAAGGCGTCGAACCAGGCGCTCAGGCGCGGCCGGCCGGCGCGGAAACCGGGCAGTTCGCGGAATTCCAGCCAGCTCAGCGCGGTCGCTATCGCTACGTGGCCTACATGCAGCGGCGCCGCGTCGTCGAGCTCGCGCTCCAGCCAGTCGTAGCTTTCGATCAGCTTTTGGGCGTAGCCCTCGCCCAAGGCCGGGTAGCGCAGCGGCTCGGGCCGGCGCACGGTTTCCCAGCGCACCTTGATGCCGAAGTCGGCCAGGCCCTGGGCGAGCGCTTGCAGGCGCAAGGCGTGCCAGCGCGCTTCGCCCTCGGCCGGAATCAGCTTGCGGCCGCCGTGCAAGGTGTCGAGATAGGCGCAGATGATGTCCGAGTCGAAGATCGGCGCCTGCCCGGGGCGCAGCAGCACCGGCACCTTACCCAGCGGGTTCTGCGCATACACCGCTTCGTTGCGCAGGGTCGGGCTGGTCTCGTGGTGGATCACTTCGATCCGCTCGGCCAGGCCGGCCTCGTAGGCGAACACCAGCGCCTTGCGCGCGTAGGGGGAATGAGTCTGGTAGAGCAGTTGCATCGGGGGTCTCCACGACAGTAACAAGCAAAGGACCGCGGCTCAGGCCGCGGCGGCGGCCTGCGCTCGTGCAGGCCGCCGCGCATCGGCATCCGCCGCATCGTGCAGCACCTGGGCCAGCGCCGCGGTCAGCCGGCGCGCGGTCGGCAGGTGCAGGAACTCGTTCGGCCCGTGCGCGTTCGATTGCGGCCCGAGCACGCCGGTAACCAGGAACTGCGCCTGCGGATAGCGTGCGCCGAGCATCGACAGGAACGGGATCCCGCCGCCTCCGCCGATCAGCGCCGGCGGCTGCGCGAACGCCTCCCGCGAGGCGCGTTCCAGGCTGGCCTGCAGCCACGGCGCGGTCTGCGGCGCATGCCAGCCGGGACTGAGCAGATCGAGCGAGAACTCCAACTCCGCAGCGTACGGCGGATCGGCCAGCAACAAGGCCTGCAACCGTTGCCCGGCTTGCACCGGGTCGACCGTCGGCGGCAGGCGCAGGCTCAGTTTGAGTCGCAGCGACGGCTGCATCACCGCGGCCGCCGCGGCGACCGCGGGCAAGCCGTCCAAACCGGTCACAGCCAACTGCGCGCGCCAGGCGCGGTTGAGCGCGAGTTCGCCGGTTTGGTCCGCGGCCGCGCGCACGCCGGGGCGGAACGGGAAGCCGTCCAACAGCTCCGTTCCCAGAGCCTGCGCCGCCGCTTCGGCCTCGCGTCGCCGCTGCGGCGGAATCTGCGCCTGGAAATCGGCGATCACCTCGCCGCTGTGCGGGTCTTCGATCCGCGACAGCAACTGCCGGGCGATGCGGAAGCTCGACGGCACGATCCCGCAGGCGTCGCCGGAATGCACGCCTTCCTCGAGCACGCGGATGCTCAAGGTGCCGGCGACCTGGCCGCGCAGCGAGGTGGTGGTCCACAGTTGCCGGTAATTGCCGCAACCGGCGTCGAGGGCGACGATCAACCCCGGCGCGCCGAGCCGCGGCGCCAACGCCTCGATGTAGGCCGGCAGGTCGACGCTGCCGGATTCTTCGCTGGCCTCGATCAGGATCAGGCAGCGCGGATGCGCCAGGCCTTGCGCGCGCAGGCCGAGCAAAGCGGCGACCGCCGCGAACAGCGCATAGCCGTCGTCGGCGCCGCCGCGCCCGTACAGGCGCTCGTCCTCGAACACCGGCGTCCAGGCCGCGCGGCCGGGCGCCCAGCCGTCCATCGGCGGCTGCTTGTCGAGGTGGCCGTAGATCAGCACCGGCGCGGCCTCGTCGCCGGGCACGTCGATCAGGATCAGCGGCGTGCGCCCGGGCAGGCGCAGCGTGTCCACGCGCGCGCCTTCGACCGCGGCCAGTTGCCGCTGCGCCCATTGCGTCATCAGCGTCGCGGCCGCCTCCATGTGGCCGCTGCGCTGCCAGTCCGGATCGAACGCCGGCGATTGGCAGGGAATGGCGATGTAGTCGCACAGCGCCGGCAGGATCTGCGCCTGCCAGTAGCCGTCGACGAAACGCTGCAGTGCCGTAAAGTCCATGACGTCGCCTCGGGAAGAGGCGAAAATCCTAGCCGCGCGCCGGCGCGCTTTCGCCGCGATCGGCCGCCGCCCGGCGCGGATTTTCCGCGTCGCGCCGCCCTAAGATGCCCGGACCATGAAACTCGACCGATTCGACCGCCAATTGCTCAACCTGGTGCAGGAAGACGCCGGCCAGACCGCCGACCGTCTGGCCGAGCAGGTCGCGTTGTCGCCGTCGGCGATCCAGCGCCGGCTGCGCAAGCTGCGCGAACAGGGCGTGATCCAGCGCGACACCGTCGTGCTCGACCCCAAGCAGGTCGGCAAACCGACCTTCTTCATCGTCGCCCTGCAGGTCGAACGCGAGCGCCCCGAGCTGCTGGCGCAACTGCGCAAGTGGCTGACCGCGCAAGCCCAGGTGCAGCAGGTGTTCTACGTCACCGGCGAGGCCGACTTCGTCCTGGTGGTGACCGCGCCCGATACCGAAAGCTACGACGCGCTGATGCTGCGCATGGTCGCCGACAACCCCAACATCAAGCGCTTCACCACCAACGTCGCGCTGAGCCTGGTCAAGCGCGGGCTGACCATCCCGGTCGCGCCGGACGAAGACGACTGAGCGCGGCGCGGCCGCGCGGTACGCCGGCCGCGCGCGTTTTTCCCGCGCGCAGCGGCGGCGAACGCGGCGCAAGCGCGCGGCCCGGCGCCGACACTGTCGGCATGAACGATCATTGGCTCGACGATCCGGCCGCGCTATGGCCCGACTACCGCCCCACGCCCTTGTTGGACCTGCCCGCGCTGGCCCACCGCCTGGGCGTGGCGCGAGTGCTGGCCAAGGCCGAGAACGAGCGTCCGCTCGGCAACTTCAAGGCGCTCGGCGGCCTGACCGCCGGCCTGCGCGCGCTGGCGCGCGCTACCGGCGCGACCGATCCGGACGATCTGCGCCGTCGCTGCCGCCAGGCGCCGCCGCGGCTGTTGTGCGCCAGCGACGGCAATCACGGCCTGGCCGTGACCGCCGCGGCCCAGCGCGCGCAAGCGCGGGCCAGGGTGTATCTGCCGGCGGCGGTGAGCGCGGCGCGCGCGCAACGCATCGCCGCGCTCGGCGGCGAGGTCGTGCGGGTCGGCGGCAGCTACGACGACGCGGTGCTGGCCGCGCGCGCCGCGGCCGGACGCGGCGAGGGGCTGCTGATCGCCGATACGTCCGACGACCGCGACGACCCGGTGGTCGCCGACGTCATGGCCGGCTACGGCCTGATCGCACGCGAGTTGCGCGCTCAATTGCCGACCGAAGCGCGCGACCGGCCCAGCCATGTGTTCGTCCAGGCCGGCGTCGGCGGCCTCGCCGCCGCGTTGGCCGACGGCCTGCACGGCACGTTGCAGGCCACGGCGCGGATCGTCGTGGTCGAGCCGGCGAGCGCGGCCTGCGTGATGCGCGCCCTGGCCGCGGCGCGGCCGGTGCGGTTGCCGGGGGAGCTGGCGACCGTCGCCGAAATGCTGTCCTGCGGCTTGGTCTCCAGCCCGGCCCTGGCGGTGCTGGCGCGCCATCGCGCCGCGGCGCTGACCGTCGACGAAGACGAACTGCTCGCGGCGCCGCAGCGCCTGCGCGAACACGGCGGGCCGGCGAGCACGCCGTCCGGCGGCGCGGGCCTGGCCGGCTTGTGGCGCGCCGCGGCCGATCCGGCGCTGCGCGAGCGCCATGCGCTCGACGCGCATAGCGTGGTGCTGCTGACGATCACCGAAGGCGCGGCGCCGGCCTGACGCCGCGATCTACGCCGGCTCGCCCAGGCATTCGATCAGGAACTCGACCGTCGCGCGCACGCCCGGCAACTGGCCGCGCCGGTGCGGCATCACCAGGGTCGTGGTCACCCGGCCCGCATGCCAGTCCGGCAACACCCGGCGCAGGCGGCCGTCGCCGAGTTCGGCGCGGCAGATCTTCGCCGGCAGGCAGGTCAGGCCCAGGCCGGCGACCGCGGCCGCGGTCAGCACCCGGCCCTCGTTGGCGGTCAAGCGCGGCTGCGGTTCGACCTGCACCGTAGTGCCGGCGGCGTCGCTCAGGGTCCAGACGCTACGCGCCGACTGGCCGGTCATCAGCGCGTCGTGCCCGGCCAGTTCCTGCGGCGTGCGCGGTTCGCCGCGTTCGGCCAGATACCCGGGCGCGGCGACCACGACGATGTCCTCGACCGAGGCCTGGCGCTGGATCAGGCCCGAATCCGGCAGCGGCGCGAAATGGCTGCGCACGGCGATGTCGTAGCCGTCCTGGACCACGTCGACCATCCGGTCGCTGACGTCCAGCTGCAGGTGCAGGCGCGGATAGCGCCGCGCCAACTCCGGCAGATGCGGCGCCAGGTACTCCTGCGCGACCGGCACGTTGCAGGTCATCCGCACCCGTCCGCTGGGCTCGGCGGCGCGGCGCCGGACCAGGTTCTCCGCCGCCTCGGTTTCGATCAGCGCCGCGCGCGCGTGCTCGTGGAAAGCCTGGCCGGTGTCGGTGAGGACGAAGCTGCGCGAGGTGCGATGGATCAGGCGCACGCCCAATTCTTGTTCGAGCGCGGCCACGCGCTTGCTGACCGTGGACTTGGGCACGCCGAGCCGGCGCGAGGCCGCGGCGAAACCGCCGTGTTCGACCGCGGTGGCGAACAGGACCAGATCGTTGAGGTTGAGCATGCCGGCAAAGTACACATATGTGGACTTTGAGTCCATTTTTTGCCGACTACACGGCCAAAGTCCACGCGCCTACAGTGAGCTCACCCCGCAACGACGGGCCCGAACCCCCTCACTGGAGAGTCCCAATGTCCGCTGCCAAGACCGCTACCTCGACCGCTGCCGCTCCGATCCTGTTCTACGGCGTCCCGTCCGGCTGTTCGTTCGGCTCCATCGTCGCCCTGGAATGGGCCGGCCAGCCTTACCGCCTGGCCCGGGTCGAAATGCCCGAACAGATCCACACCACGGCGTTCAAGGCCCTCAACCCGGTCGGCGAGACCCCGGTGCTGGTCAGCGACCGCGGCGACGTGGTCACCGAGAGCATGGCCATCCTCAACCACATCGGCGCGCGGGCGATCGAACGCGGCATCGCCTTCGCCCAGGGCACGCCGCAGTTCGACGAACTCAACCGGATGCTGGCCTTCCTCAACACCACCTTCTTCGGTTCGTTCTCGTCGCTGTGGCACGTGCTGGAACACGAAGTCGACGAGGCCTCGCACGAGGCCCTGGTCGAGTACGGCCGCGGCCGGGTGGTGCAGGCCCACGCCAAGCTGGAGACCATGCTCGGCGACAAGCGCTGGCTGCTCGGCGACCGCCCGACCCTGGCCGACGCCTACTTCGCCGGCATCGCCCGCTGGACCAAGTACCACAGCGTCGTCGACCGCCGCGATTACCCGAACCTGCAGCGCCTGTTCGATCAGCTCGAAGCCGATTCGGCGGTGATCTTCGCCCACGCCATCGAACAGCAGCGCCCGGCGATCAGCGCCGGCGGCTTCCAGGGCGAGGTCGCGCTGGAAGAGGCGATCGCGGACTACCGCCTGGCGGCGTAAGCGGTGCGGGGGGATGGGCTGGAGCACAAGCAAAGCAAAAGCAAATCCCCCCTGCCCCCCCTTTTTCAAAGGGGGGATGCTTCGGGAGAGTTGCTCGATACTCGATCGGCGACGCTTCGGAAGGCCTGCCGCACAAGGCCTGCCGCACTTCGCCGTCGAAACGGCAACCGCTAAACGCGCACTCAGGGGCCTTACCTTTCTCCGATGACGCAGCGGCTGTTGCCCCCTTTGAAAAAGGGGGCGGCGACCGCGCAGCGGTCGCGGGGGATTTGCTGTTGCTGTTGCTGTTGTTGTTATGGCCGTGGCGCGACTGTCGCCCCCGCAGCGCCTCAGGCCTGCGCTTCCGCCCGCACCAACGGCCGTCGCGCGCGCGGACGGCTCGGCCAGGCGTGGCGCAGGATCCGCCACACCACTTCGCCGAACTGCCGCGGCAGCGAGCCGGTGTCGTAATGCTGACCGTAGCGGCCGCAGATTTCGCGCACTTCCACCGCCATCGCCGCGTAACGCCAGGCGGGAATGTCCGGATAGAAATGGTGTTCGATCTGATGGCTCAGATTGCCGGTCATCAGGTCCATCCACTTGCCGCCGCTAAGGTTCGACGAACCGCGCAACTGGCGCAGATACCAATGCCCGCGCGACTCGTTGCGCACCGACTCCTTCGGGAACACTTCGGCGTCGATGGTGAAGTGGCCGCAGAAGATCACCGTATAGGTCCACACGTTGCGGATCAGGTTGGCGACCAGATTGCCCAGCAGCACCGGCAGGAAGAACGGCCCGGCCAGCAGCGGGAACAACACGTAGTCCTTCAACAGCTGCTTGCCCATTTTGCGCCCGACCGGCACGAACTTGCGCCACATCGCCCGATGCTTGGTCTTGCCGGTCAGCCAGCGGCCCAGGCGCAGATCCTGTATCGCCACGCCCCACTCGAACAGCAGCGCGAACACCACCGCGATCACCGGCTGGGCGAGGAAGAACGGCTTCCAGCGCTGCTCCGGGAACAGACGCAGCAGGCCGTAGCCGATGTCGTCGTCCATGCCGCGCACGTTGGTCCAGGTGTGGTGCTGGTAGTTGTGGGTTTTGCGCCAGTTGTCGCCGGTGGCGACGATGTCCCACTCGTAGGTCTTGCCGTCCAGGTGCGGGTCGCGCATCCAGTCGTACTGGCCGTGCATGACGTTGTGGCCGACCTCCATGTTCTCCAGGATCTTCGACAGCGCCAGCGACAGCGTGCCCAACACCGCGGCGGTCCACAGCAGCCAGGTCAGGCCGAACGCCAGGCCGGCGGCGGCGACGAACAGCAGCAGCCGCCCGCCCAGGCCGAACCAGCGCACTGCCGCGACCACGCGCCGGATGTAGGCGGCGTCGATGCGGCCGACCTGGGCCAGGGTGCGCGCGCGCAGCGCGTCGAGTTCTTCGCCGAAGCGGTCGAGTTCCTGCGCGCCCAGCGCGCGGTTGCGTGGTTTGGCGGTCATGGTCGGTACGGGTCGAATTACAGGTCGAGAACGAGATCGCTGCTGGCGGCGTTGACGCACAGGCGCAGCGCGGACGCCGGTTCGCTGTGGACGTCGCCGGTATGCAGATGGCGGGTGATGCCGGAGGCCTTGCCGCAGGCGCAGGTATTGCACAGCCCCATGCGGCAGCCGGACGCCAGCGACAGGCCCTGCGCTTCCAGCGCGCTCAGCAGGGACTGGCCGCGCGGCAGTTGCAGGCGGCGGCCGCTGCGCGCCAGTTCGACTTCGACCATGCCGGTCTCGTCGTCGCTGCGCGGCGGCGGAGTGAAGGCTTCGGCGGCGAAGCCGGCGGCGCGGGTTTCGGCCAGTTCGCGCGCGGCGGCGACGAAACCGCCGGGACCGCAGGCGTAGATGCGCCGCTGCGTCCAGTCCGGCGCATGCTGCGCCAGCAGGTCCGCGTCGATGCGGCCGGCCGCTTCGCCGGGATGCTGCGGCGCCTGCCGGGTCAGCAGCAGGCGCAGGCGGAAATTCGGATGCGTCGCGGCGAGTTCGCGCAGTTCGTCGACGAAACACAGCTCTTCGCGCTGCCGCGCCCAGTACAGCAGGGTCAGCGGCACCGGCATGCCGCGTTGCGCCAGCGCGCGCAGCATCGCCATCAACGGGGTGATGCCGCTGCCGGCGGCGAGGAACAGCCAGGCGCCGTCGACGCGCTCGGGCAGCACCATCTCGCCGAACGCCGGGCCCAGCTCCAGCACGTCGCCGACTTGGGCGCGGTCGTGCAGATGGCGGCTCAGGCGCCCGCCCTCGATCGCCTTGACCGTGATCGCGATGCGCCCGTCGGCGCGCGGCGCGTCGCACAGGCTGTAGCTGCGCGAAACCGTGGCTCCGTCGATGCGCGCGCCGATCATCAGGTGCTGGCCGGCGACGAAGCCGCGCCAGTGCCGGTTCGGCTTCAGGACCAAGGTCACCGCATCGGCCGAGGCCAGCTCGCGCGCCTCGATCCGCGCCAGCGGGCGCTCCCAGCTCCAGGTCGGATGGAGCCTGGAAGCCCAGAAATCAAAGACTTGCGGCTTCACAAAGGGGGCCACCAGGCCGCGCAGGCGGCTGCGCGGGCGATGGACGGCGGGGCGGACGACGGCGTTCATGGGCACAACTATACACATATCCGCACAAATATATGCACACGTGTATAGCAATTCAGCTTAGGGAGTATCATGTCGGCTGCCGCCCCTGTGCCCGCCAGCCCGCCGCCCGTGAGCCAACGCCTCCACCCCGACATCGACGTCGATTCGCACCCGGGCCGCAAGGCGACCATTTCGCGCGAGGACCTGATCGCCGCCGCGCTCAAGCTGATCGGCCCGCATCGCAGCGTGTCCAGCCTGAGCCTGCGCGAGATCGCGCGCGAAGCCGGCATCGCCCCGAACAGTTTCTACCGCCAGTTCCGCGACACCGACGAATTGGCGGTGGCGCTGATCGACCTGGCCGGCCAGTCGCTGCGCAAGATCGTCGGCGAGGCGCGCCAACGCGTCGCCACCCGCCGCAGCGCCGTACGCAGCTCGATCGAAGCTTTCATGGAGCAGTTGCGCGCGGATGACAAACTGCTGCACGTTCTGCTGCGCGAAGGCACGGTCGGCTCGGACGCGTTCAAGCGCGCGGTCGACCGCGAGCTGTCGTTCTTCGAAGAAGAACTGCGGGTCGACCTGATCCGCCTGGCCGGCCACGACGGCGTGACCCTGCACGAACCGGCCCTGGTCGCCCGCTCGATCACTCGCCTGATCTTCGCCATGGGCGCCACCGCGATGGACATGACCCCGGAGAAGGACCGCGAGCTCATCGAAGAGATGAGCACGATGGTGCGGATGATACTGGCCGGTTCGCGGGCGCTGGCGCAGCGGGGCGAAACGCGCGCCAGAACCTGAGGTCACGGTCATGCGGCGTCCGCCTGCGACATACGCAGGCAGACATGGCGCGGTCAGGCCAGCGGAATCTCGATGAACGACATCGGCCGAAGATCGCTATCGGCAACGATGCGGGCGATCGCTTGTAGAAAGTCCGCTACCGCAGCCCTGGGGCCAGTCCCCCAGTTCGCACGCCCATTGCTTGCGAACTCAGCGATCATGGTGATTTCGCTGCGATCCGCTACGCAGATCGATTTCTCCAGGCAAAACACGCGCACCCCTTCTTGCGTCGCCACTGCCGCCAGGTAGTGCGCTTCATTCCGCTCCGGCGGAGGAAAAGAGATCACCACCGCCGGTGCCCCATCGGGCAATGCGGCTCGCCGAGCGCTCAAACCCTGCGGTTCAACTCGCGCCTCCGGCGGCATGTCCTGCGCCAACAGATGCCAGAATTCTTGCAGCGCCTGATCGCCGTCCTCGCTGCCGAACGTTTGCACGAACCATGCAGTGTCGGTAAGCGCAGCACGTGCGAGGAAGTACTTCGCCTGCATAGGCTGCTGACGCTTGCTCTCTGCCATAACTCCCCCTGCGAGACCGGCCAAGCCGCCGGCTTGCCTATTCTGCCGCAGAGTCCCCATGTGCTTCGAGTCAACTGCCTGCGCCCAGATCAAGCCGAATTTCAACAGGGCGCCTGCGGTGTGCTCAGTATCCCCCCGAGGTCGGGGTTGGCGGAATCCGGCGCCGCCTTCCAGTTCGATACCAATCTGATCTCCCGCCGCGAAGCTAGCCGTCCTCTCTTCGCTCAGCCCCTGGATGCAAGCCTCGCTGGCTCGCACATCCGCTCCAACAGTGCGCGCCAGATCGCCTGCGGCGACGCAGCGGCATAGCCCGACTCCTGGGCATCGTTGCATTCGATCACGATCCATCGTCCCTCGACGGTCTTGGCGATATCCACCACGAGGAATGGAACCGCCAATCGACGCGCAGCTTCGCCGGCCAAGGCCAGCCCCACCTCGATATCTCCGCAGGTATACGCAGGTGCTTGATACCAGTACCGCCCCCACCCCAGGCACTCCCCCTGCCACCAGAAACTACGGAATTCCATCGACGCCGGAACTTTACCGGCAATCCCACCGGCAACCGGTTGCAAGGGTACGAACTCGCGGACTGCGGGCCGCTGCCAGGAGAGCACCGGATCCCGCCGGTAACGCTCGGCGACCCAGGCGTATTGTTCGCGATCGCGGATCACCGACAACTGGGCGTTGTGCCGGTTGGTCTGTCGAGAACCCTTCAGGAAGATCGGCCAGGCGAACTCGCTTTCGATCTCTTCGACTCCAGGCAAGGCATCGAAGACCCGAGTTCGCGGCGTCAGGTCGGACAGCAGGGGATACCAGTGCTCGAGTTCGCTCGCACGCGCGTACTCGGCCGGCGAATTGACCGCATGCAGCCCCAGTTCCAGCAGGCCGCTGTAACACCGCGAATAGTCTTCGACGGCACCGATCCGCAACACGCACGGCGTGCCTTCGTCGAAGGACGGCGGGTGACGGCACTTGAAATGGAGTTCGAAATCGAAGTCGTATACGGCAATACCCACTCGCCGCGTAGCCAGCACGAGCGTGTCTTCAAGCAAGGCATAGTCCATTTCGAACGCGATCCGGTGTCTTGCGAAACAGTCTGCCTGCATTGGTGCGTCTCTCCCATCCCGACCGCCCGTCGGAAAACTAAGCCGAACAGGAAACCATGCTTGCGCCGGCCGCCCGGCCCGGCCAATACTTAGCCAATGAGGAAACTATAAGGTCGCCCACGCCATGTCCCTG includes:
- a CDS encoding ferredoxin reductase, whose translation is MNAVVRPAVHRPRSRLRGLVAPFVKPQVFDFWASRLHPTWSWERPLARIEARELASADAVTLVLKPNRHWRGFVAGQHLMIGARIDGATVSRSYSLCDAPRADGRIAITVKAIEGGRLSRHLHDRAQVGDVLELGPAFGEMVLPERVDGAWLFLAAGSGITPLMAMLRALAQRGMPVPLTLLYWARQREELCFVDELRELAATHPNFRLRLLLTRQAPQHPGEAAGRIDADLLAQHAPDWTQRRIYACGPGGFVAAARELAETRAAGFAAEAFTPPPRSDDETGMVEVELARSGRRLQLPRGQSLLSALEAQGLSLASGCRMGLCNTCACGKASGITRHLHTGDVHSEPASALRLCVNAASSDLVLDL
- the fabR gene encoding HTH-type transcriptional repressor FabR, whose translation is MDVDSHPGRKATISREDLIAAALKLIGPHRSVSSLSLREIAREAGIAPNSFYRQFRDTDELAVALIDLAGQSLRKIVGEARQRVATRRSAVRSSIEAFMEQLRADDKLLHVLLREGTVGSDAFKRAVDRELSFFEEELRVDLIRLAGHDGVTLHEPALVARSITRLIFAMGATAMDMTPEKDRELIEEMSTMVRMILAGSRALAQRGETRART
- a CDS encoding ATP-grasp domain-containing protein — its product is MDYALLEDTLVLATRRVGIAVYDFDFELHFKCRHPPSFDEGTPCVLRIGAVEDYSRCYSGLLELGLHAVNSPAEYARASELEHWYPLLSDLTPRTRVFDALPGVEEIESEFAWPIFLKGSRQTNRHNAQLSVIRDREQYAWVAERYRRDPVLSWQRPAVREFVPLQPVAGGIAGKVPASMEFRSFWWQGECLGWGRYWYQAPAYTCGDIEVGLALAGEAARRLAVPFLVVDIAKTVEGRWIVIECNDAQESGYAAASPQAIWRALLERMCEPARLASRG